The Rhodothermales bacterium genome includes a region encoding these proteins:
- a CDS encoding amino acid racemase: MNERNAIGVIGGLGPYAGLDLVKKVFDNTVAAADQEHLPVALISYPGHFPDRSTYIADQSKPNPVPALAEVLRRLHDAGCSVAGMPCNTAHAPVIFDVLRETMAAEGRAIDLLNMIDACADVARERGARRVGILATNSSLRNRLHSDALERIGLEAVDPEWDFQNEVINPVIFDPVWGIKAQSDPPTERAREHLLRGIRHLRERGADAVILGCTELPLAVPEASFEGLPLIDSTETLARALIRATHPAKLRPLADAVAEKGDVSAEDH; encoded by the coding sequence ATGAACGAACGCAACGCCATCGGTGTCATCGGCGGGCTCGGCCCCTACGCCGGCCTCGACCTCGTCAAGAAGGTCTTCGACAACACGGTGGCCGCCGCCGACCAAGAGCACCTCCCGGTCGCGCTGATCTCGTACCCCGGCCACTTCCCCGACCGCTCGACGTACATCGCCGATCAGTCAAAACCGAACCCGGTCCCCGCCCTCGCCGAAGTCCTCCGGCGGCTCCACGACGCGGGCTGCTCCGTCGCGGGGATGCCGTGCAATACGGCCCACGCCCCCGTCATCTTCGACGTCCTCCGCGAGACGATGGCGGCTGAGGGCCGGGCGATCGACCTCCTCAACATGATCGACGCCTGCGCGGATGTGGCGCGGGAGCGCGGCGCGCGGCGCGTCGGGATTCTGGCGACGAACTCGTCGCTGCGGAACCGGCTCCATTCCGACGCCCTGGAGCGCATCGGGCTCGAAGCCGTCGACCCCGAGTGGGACTTCCAGAACGAGGTCATCAACCCCGTCATCTTCGACCCCGTGTGGGGGATCAAAGCGCAGAGCGATCCGCCGACCGAGCGGGCGCGGGAGCACCTCCTCCGCGGCATCCGCCACCTCCGCGAGCGCGGGGCCGACGCCGTCATCCTCGGCTGCACGGAACTGCCCCTCGCCGTGCCCGAGGCGTCGTTCGAGGGCCTGCCGCTCATCGACTCGACGGAGACGCTCGCGCGGGCGCTGATCCGCGCCACCCACCCCGCCAAGCTCCGCCCTCTCGCGGACGCCGTCGCCGAGAAAGGAGACGTATCGGCCGAGGACCACTAA
- a CDS encoding sodium-translocating pyrophosphatase, whose protein sequence is MELETLISYFVPIAGLLALGYAFIRAQWISKQPVGTDRMAEIAGDIAEGAQAFLRREYRVLVVFVAAVAVLLAFANMGRVDSSPLIALSFVVGAFCSALAGFIGMRVATKANVRTTNAARTGLGPALNVAFSGGLVMGLSVVGLGVLGLSVLFLVYQGIFVDELGVPNIATVINVLAGFSLGASSIALFARVGGGIYTKAADVGADLAGKVYEGIPEDDPRNPATIADNVGDNVGDVAGMGADLFESYVGSIIGTMVLGAAFIPTLVAEGGMPLGAVLLPLALAGVGIIVSIIGSFFVKVKEGGNPQRGLNIGEFGAAAIMAILSYFIIAAMLPAEFEATTPIVGLFNYSALGIYFAVLIGLASGVAIGLITEYYTATHRGPVTGIAKASVTGSATNIISGLGVGMYSTGGPTIVLVLAIIGAFSAAGLYGIAIAALGMLSVTGIQLAVDAYGPISDNAGGIAEMAELPPEVRERTDLLDAVGNTTAAIGKGFAIGSAALTALALFAAFMQQAQIETINVANPIILSGVLLGAMLPFVFSAMAMNAVGRAAGDMIKEVGRQFAEIPGLREGTAKADHKRCVDISTKAAIREMVLPGLLAVSVPVLIGFIDKNMLGGLLVGVTVTGVLMAIFQSNAGGAWDNAKKRIESGITIDGVHYGKGTEVHKAAVVGDTVGDPLKDTSGPSLNILVKLIAVVALVIAPLLV, encoded by the coding sequence ATGGAGCTTGAAACGTTAATCTCCTACTTCGTACCGATCGCGGGCCTGCTCGCCCTCGGCTACGCGTTCATCCGCGCCCAGTGGATCAGCAAGCAGCCCGTCGGCACCGACCGGATGGCCGAGATCGCCGGCGACATCGCCGAGGGCGCGCAGGCGTTCCTCCGCCGCGAGTACCGCGTGCTCGTGGTCTTCGTCGCCGCCGTCGCCGTGCTCCTCGCGTTCGCCAACATGGGCCGCGTGGACTCCTCGCCGCTGATCGCGCTCTCGTTCGTCGTCGGCGCGTTCTGCTCGGCGCTCGCCGGCTTCATCGGGATGCGCGTCGCCACGAAGGCGAACGTCCGCACCACGAACGCCGCGCGGACCGGCCTCGGCCCCGCGCTCAACGTCGCGTTCTCGGGCGGGCTCGTAATGGGGCTCTCCGTCGTCGGGCTCGGCGTGCTCGGGCTCAGCGTGCTCTTCCTCGTCTACCAGGGCATCTTCGTCGACGAACTGGGCGTGCCGAACATCGCGACCGTCATCAACGTGCTCGCCGGGTTCTCGCTCGGCGCCTCGTCGATCGCGCTCTTCGCGCGCGTCGGCGGCGGCATCTACACGAAGGCGGCCGACGTCGGCGCCGACCTCGCGGGGAAGGTCTACGAAGGCATCCCCGAGGACGACCCGCGCAACCCGGCGACGATCGCCGACAACGTGGGCGACAACGTGGGCGACGTGGCCGGCATGGGCGCCGACCTCTTCGAGAGCTACGTCGGCTCCATCATCGGGACGATGGTGCTCGGCGCGGCCTTCATCCCGACGCTCGTGGCCGAGGGCGGCATGCCGCTCGGCGCCGTGCTGCTCCCGCTCGCGCTCGCGGGCGTCGGCATCATCGTGTCCATCATCGGGTCGTTCTTCGTCAAGGTGAAGGAGGGCGGCAATCCGCAGCGCGGGCTCAACATCGGTGAGTTCGGCGCGGCGGCGATCATGGCGATCCTCTCGTACTTCATCATCGCCGCGATGCTGCCGGCCGAGTTCGAAGCGACGACGCCGATCGTCGGCCTCTTCAACTACTCGGCGCTGGGGATCTACTTCGCCGTGCTGATCGGGCTCGCCTCCGGCGTCGCGATCGGCCTCATCACCGAGTACTATACGGCGACGCACCGCGGCCCCGTGACGGGCATCGCGAAAGCGAGCGTGACGGGCTCGGCGACGAACATCATCTCCGGCCTCGGCGTCGGGATGTACTCGACGGGCGGCCCGACGATCGTGCTCGTGCTCGCCATCATCGGCGCCTTCAGCGCGGCGGGGCTCTACGGCATCGCGATCGCCGCGCTCGGCATGCTGTCGGTGACGGGCATCCAACTCGCCGTCGACGCTTACGGCCCGATCTCGGACAACGCCGGCGGTATCGCTGAGATGGCCGAGCTCCCGCCGGAAGTCCGCGAGCGGACCGACCTCCTCGACGCCGTCGGCAACACGACGGCCGCGATCGGCAAGGGCTTCGCGATCGGGTCGGCGGCGCTCACCGCGCTCGCCCTCTTCGCCGCGTTCATGCAGCAGGCGCAGATCGAGACGATCAACGTCGCCAACCCCATCATCCTCTCGGGCGTGCTGCTCGGGGCGATGCTGCCGTTCGTGTTCTCCGCGATGGCGATGAACGCCGTCGGCCGCGCGGCCGGCGACATGATCAAGGAAGTCGGCCGGCAGTTTGCCGAGATCCCCGGTCTCCGCGAGGGCACGGCGAAGGCCGACCACAAGCGCTGCGTCGACATCTCGACGAAGGCGGCCATCCGCGAGATGGTCCTCCCGGGCCTTCTCGCCGTCTCCGTCCCCGTCCTCATCGGGTTCATCGACAAGAACATGCTCGGCGGGCTCCTCGTCGGCGTGACGGTCACGGGCGTGCTCATGGCCATCTTCCAGTCGAACGCCGGTGGTGCGTGGGACAACGCGAAGAAGCGGATCGAGTCCGGCATCACGATCGACGGCGTCCACTACGGCAAGGGCACCGAGGTCCACAAGGCCGCCGTCGTCGGCGACACCGTGGGCGACCCGCTGAAGGACACGTCGGGCCCGAGCCTGAACATCCTCGTCAAGCTCATCGCGGTTGTGGCGCTCGTCATCGCGCCGCTCCTCGTGTGA
- a CDS encoding SGNH/GDSL hydrolase family protein has product MLRLLAINLAVTAGLLLGIEGCVRLALPEIRPLGSDARLAKNGRFGSTPGLRPYATGRSGGVARTVDAEGFWQYAPSHERAGSPLPGWLFLGDSVTMGPGVAADSTFAGRVAAALDTTVVLNPSLIGYQAADYVTLLDALLNERPDIGRVTVFWCLNDAYAPRQWVGTTAPTVRASEGLLFDFLRRHVRTYQWAKATFADRPLAYYRHDRAFYTSDSAFASAASSLRALDSIATEHGVRLDLVALPYEAQLRADAPADSFEPQRRLREAAAAEGLPFYDAAEAFDGVSDPAALYRYGDGIHFSERGHALLARYLRARL; this is encoded by the coding sequence GTGCTGCGCCTCCTCGCGATCAACCTCGCCGTCACGGCGGGCCTCCTCCTCGGCATCGAGGGGTGCGTGCGGCTCGCCCTCCCCGAGATCCGCCCGCTCGGTTCGGACGCCCGGCTGGCCAAGAACGGCCGGTTCGGATCGACCCCGGGCCTCCGCCCGTACGCTACGGGGCGAAGCGGCGGGGTAGCGCGCACCGTGGATGCGGAGGGCTTCTGGCAGTACGCGCCCTCGCATGAAAGGGCGGGCTCTCCGCTGCCGGGCTGGCTCTTCCTCGGCGACTCCGTCACGATGGGGCCCGGCGTCGCCGCGGACTCGACGTTCGCCGGGCGGGTGGCCGCCGCGCTGGATACGACCGTCGTCCTCAACCCGTCCCTCATCGGCTATCAGGCCGCCGACTACGTCACCCTCCTCGACGCCCTGCTGAACGAGCGGCCGGACATCGGGCGCGTCACCGTCTTCTGGTGCCTCAACGACGCGTACGCGCCCCGGCAGTGGGTCGGCACGACCGCGCCCACCGTGCGGGCGAGCGAAGGCCTGCTGTTCGACTTCCTGCGACGGCACGTTCGGACTTATCAGTGGGCGAAGGCGACGTTCGCGGACCGGCCGCTCGCGTATTACCGTCACGACCGGGCGTTTTACACGTCGGATAGCGCCTTCGCGTCGGCCGCGTCGAGCCTCCGTGCGCTCGACAGCATCGCCACCGAGCACGGCGTCCGGCTCGACCTCGTCGCTCTCCCGTACGAAGCGCAACTCCGAGCGGACGCGCCGGCCGACTCTTTCGAGCCGCAGCGCCGCCTCCGCGAAGCCGCTGCCGCCGAGGGCCTCCCGTTCTACGATGCGGCCGAGGCATTCGACGGCGTCTCCGACCCGGCCGCGTTGTACCGCTACGGCGACGGCATCCACTTCTCCGAGCGTGGACACGCGCTCCTCGCTCGCTACCTGCGCGCCCGCCTCTGA
- a CDS encoding ABC-F family ATP-binding cassette domain-containing protein — MLYLTNISVAFGGQLVLDGLTWTVRPGVRTGLVGPNGAGKSTLLRVIAGLQPVDGGDVTSEGGTTVGYLTQDVQEMPGETTVLDAALDAFAAVLRREDEVHRLAAEMEAMEDHASDAYMKRVEALTRAQADLDRMEAHLIRPKTESVLSGLGFSDDDMARPLRTFSGGWRMRVALARLLLQNPSVLLLDEPTNHLDIESIDWLEGYLKSYPGAVVLVSHDRYFLDRMVTSIAELYGGGITEYAGNYAFYLEERKERRALQQSAYDNQQREIAQMERFVERFRAKATKAKQAQSRIKMLEKMERIPPPPQEEAAIRFRFPEPPRSGRTVLSVSKFSKSYPNPEGGTVEVFKNADALEIERGDKIALIGKNGAGKSTLARILDGKEDFDGARELGYEVQPAFFAQHQADTIPHELTALEALRRVADGQSETALRSLLGAFLLTGDDVFKPVGVLSGGEKSRLALARTLLSPANFLILDEPTNHLDMASKAVLVEALRQYAGTFVVVSHDRHFLDQIVTSVWWVGNGGVRVYEGGYSDYLWQREQGKAPAAARAHSGGDGQSAPAAPASSGSKPSGGGKKSKEQKRREAEERNRLYQALQNGKPAAKIQDPTLLRRLVEKLENEIAAKEEEKATLEAKLAEPDFYQQAEAFQRTMQAFATVETEMKDLMKRWEDAAAKLEAADA, encoded by the coding sequence ATGCTCTACCTCACCAACATCTCTGTTGCCTTCGGCGGGCAGCTCGTGCTCGACGGGCTGACGTGGACCGTCCGGCCGGGCGTCCGCACCGGGCTCGTCGGGCCGAATGGGGCCGGAAAGTCCACGCTCCTCCGCGTCATCGCCGGGTTGCAGCCCGTGGATGGCGGCGACGTCACGTCCGAGGGCGGGACGACGGTCGGCTACCTCACGCAGGACGTGCAGGAGATGCCCGGCGAGACGACGGTCCTCGACGCCGCGCTCGACGCCTTCGCCGCCGTGCTCCGCCGCGAGGACGAGGTCCACCGCCTCGCCGCCGAGATGGAAGCGATGGAGGACCACGCCTCCGACGCCTACATGAAGCGCGTCGAAGCGCTCACGCGCGCGCAGGCCGACCTCGACCGGATGGAGGCGCACCTCATCCGCCCGAAGACGGAGTCGGTCCTCTCCGGCCTCGGGTTCTCCGACGACGACATGGCCCGGCCGCTGCGGACGTTCTCCGGAGGCTGGCGGATGCGCGTCGCCCTCGCGCGGCTCCTCCTCCAGAACCCCTCCGTCCTCCTCCTCGACGAGCCCACGAACCACCTCGACATCGAGTCGATCGACTGGCTCGAAGGCTACCTCAAGAGCTACCCCGGCGCCGTCGTCCTCGTCTCGCACGACCGCTACTTCCTCGACCGGATGGTGACGAGCATCGCCGAGCTCTACGGCGGCGGCATCACCGAGTACGCCGGGAACTACGCGTTCTACCTCGAAGAGCGGAAAGAGCGGCGCGCGCTCCAGCAGTCGGCCTACGACAATCAGCAGCGCGAGATCGCGCAGATGGAGCGGTTCGTCGAGCGGTTCCGGGCGAAGGCGACGAAGGCGAAGCAGGCGCAGAGCCGCATCAAGATGCTGGAGAAGATGGAGCGGATCCCGCCGCCGCCGCAGGAGGAGGCCGCGATTCGCTTCCGCTTCCCCGAGCCGCCGCGCTCCGGCCGCACGGTCCTCTCTGTCTCGAAGTTCTCGAAGTCGTACCCGAACCCCGAGGGCGGCACGGTCGAGGTGTTCAAAAACGCGGACGCGCTGGAAATCGAGCGCGGCGACAAGATCGCGCTCATCGGGAAGAACGGCGCCGGCAAGTCCACGCTCGCCCGCATCCTCGACGGGAAGGAGGACTTCGACGGCGCGCGCGAACTCGGCTACGAGGTCCAACCGGCGTTCTTCGCCCAGCACCAGGCCGACACGATCCCCCACGAGCTGACCGCGCTGGAGGCGCTCCGTCGCGTCGCCGATGGGCAATCCGAGACGGCGCTCCGCTCGCTCCTCGGCGCGTTCCTCCTCACCGGCGACGACGTGTTCAAGCCCGTCGGCGTGCTCTCCGGCGGCGAGAAGAGCCGGCTCGCGCTCGCGCGGACGCTCCTCTCCCCCGCCAACTTCCTCATCCTCGACGAGCCGACGAACCACCTCGATATGGCCTCGAAGGCCGTGCTCGTCGAGGCGCTCCGGCAGTACGCCGGCACGTTCGTCGTCGTCTCGCACGACCGTCACTTCCTCGACCAGATCGTGACGAGCGTTTGGTGGGTCGGCAACGGCGGCGTCCGAGTGTACGAGGGCGGCTACTCCGACTACCTCTGGCAGCGCGAGCAGGGAAAGGCCCCCGCGGCGGCGCGCGCCCATTCCGGCGGCGACGGGCAATCCGCCCCGGCCGCACCCGCCTCGTCCGGCAGCAAACCTTCCGGTGGCGGAAAGAAGTCGAAAGAGCAGAAGCGGCGCGAGGCCGAGGAGCGCAACCGGCTCTACCAAGCCCTCCAGAATGGGAAGCCCGCTGCGAAAATCCAGGACCCGACGCTGCTGCGCCGCCTCGTCGAGAAGCTCGAAAACGAGATCGCGGCGAAAGAGGAGGAGAAGGCCACGCTCGAAGCGAAGCTCGCCGAGCCGGATTTCTACCAGCAGGCCGAGGCGTTCCAGAGAACCATGCAGGCCTTCGCCACGGTCGAGACGGAGATGAAGGACCTGATGAAGCGGTGGGAAGACGCCGCCGCCAAGCTCGAAGCCGCCGACGCTTAA
- the pth gene encoding aminoacyl-tRNA hydrolase yields MARARRLIIGLGNPGPKYEATRHNAGFLVADAVAAKTGVAFDDSSGPYVLGAGSYRGTPFAVAKPMDFMNRSGTAVKKLIGRFGLEPDDVLVVYDDLALDLGQIRLRGKGGAGGHNGVQDIIDALNSANFPRLRIGIGASFPRGQQVDFVLAPFAEEERPVIEGAVEDAAEAALVFAREGLVPAMNRFNRK; encoded by the coding sequence ATGGCACGCGCTCGGCGGCTCATCATCGGGCTCGGCAACCCCGGCCCGAAATACGAAGCCACGCGGCACAACGCCGGCTTCCTCGTCGCCGACGCCGTCGCGGCCAAGACCGGCGTGGCGTTCGACGACAGCAGCGGGCCGTACGTGCTCGGCGCGGGCAGCTACCGCGGCACGCCCTTCGCCGTCGCCAAGCCGATGGACTTCATGAACCGGAGCGGCACGGCGGTGAAGAAGCTGATCGGCCGGTTCGGGCTGGAGCCCGACGACGTGCTCGTCGTCTACGACGACCTCGCGCTCGACCTCGGGCAGATCCGCCTGCGCGGGAAGGGCGGGGCCGGCGGCCACAACGGCGTGCAGGACATCATCGACGCCCTCAATTCGGCGAATTTTCCCCGGCTTCGCATCGGCATCGGCGCTAGCTTCCCACGCGGTCAGCAAGTCGACTTCGTGCTCGCGCCCTTCGCTGAGGAGGAGCGGCCCGTGATCGAGGGCGCCGTGGAAGACGCCGCCGAGGCCGCGCTCGTGTTCGCGAGGGAGGGCCTCGTCCCGGCGATGAACCGCTTCAACAGGAAGTAA
- a CDS encoding undecaprenyl-phosphate glucose phosphotransferase yields MLKERSRLLQRLLFVADLGLIAVAWVLAWVIRFEVLTPPEWIPLTRYLAYLPGVLVVWGAVFLLSGLYRTRRAQRLPLVVFSVARAVFFGLIASVAAVFFYREFSFSRLHMLTFGVLTSTLLVLLRLVIYAVLHRARQQGKNLRRVLVVGAGRAGQRLANAFRQYPWMGFEVVGFLDDHAEAPDVLGTLDDLIPVMDRLAAEDRGVDLVYLCLPSWAGTKIEALIDAAATRLAHICLVPDLFQFEMILNSRVSDIDGLPIIHLIDETPFDFRRVVKRSADIAFAAVVVLLLAPLFLVIAAAVKLSSPGPVFYRQERMGLNGRTFQMLKFRSMPVNAEAGTGAVWARPGENRATPVGAFLRRTSLDELPQFLNVLWGDMSVVGPRPERPIFIEEFKTRVPHYMLRHKVKAGITGWAQVNGWRGNTSIEKRIECDLYYIQHWSLWLDVKIVFLTLFKGFVHENAY; encoded by the coding sequence ATGTTGAAAGAGCGCAGCCGCCTGCTCCAACGGCTCCTGTTCGTGGCCGACCTCGGCCTGATCGCGGTGGCGTGGGTCCTGGCCTGGGTCATCCGATTCGAGGTGCTGACGCCGCCGGAATGGATCCCGCTCACGCGGTACCTCGCGTACCTGCCCGGCGTGCTCGTGGTGTGGGGCGCGGTGTTCCTCCTCTCCGGGCTCTACCGGACGCGGCGCGCACAGCGCCTCCCCCTCGTCGTGTTCTCCGTGGCGCGGGCCGTCTTCTTCGGGCTCATCGCGAGCGTGGCGGCGGTGTTCTTCTACCGCGAGTTCTCGTTCTCGCGGCTCCACATGCTGACGTTCGGCGTGCTGACCTCGACGCTGCTCGTCCTACTCCGGCTAGTGATCTACGCCGTGCTCCACCGGGCGCGGCAGCAGGGCAAAAACCTCCGCCGCGTGCTCGTCGTCGGGGCCGGGCGCGCGGGGCAGCGGCTCGCGAACGCCTTCCGCCAGTACCCGTGGATGGGCTTCGAAGTCGTCGGCTTCCTCGACGACCACGCCGAGGCGCCCGACGTGCTCGGTACGCTCGACGACCTCATCCCGGTGATGGACCGGCTCGCGGCCGAGGACCGGGGCGTGGACCTCGTCTACCTCTGCCTCCCGTCGTGGGCCGGCACCAAGATCGAAGCGCTCATCGACGCCGCCGCAACGCGGCTCGCCCACATCTGCCTCGTCCCGGACCTCTTCCAGTTCGAGATGATCCTCAACAGCCGCGTCTCGGACATCGACGGGCTCCCGATCATCCACCTCATCGACGAGACACCGTTCGACTTCCGCCGCGTGGTGAAACGGAGCGCGGACATCGCGTTCGCCGCCGTCGTCGTCCTCCTCCTCGCCCCACTCTTCCTCGTCATCGCCGCCGCCGTCAAGCTCTCCTCGCCCGGCCCCGTGTTCTACCGGCAGGAGCGGATGGGGCTCAACGGGCGGACGTTCCAGATGCTGAAGTTCCGCTCGATGCCCGTCAACGCCGAGGCCGGGACGGGCGCCGTGTGGGCGCGGCCCGGCGAGAACCGCGCGACGCCCGTCGGCGCGTTCCTCCGGCGGACGAGCCTCGACGAGTTGCCGCAGTTCCTCAACGTGCTATGGGGCGACATGTCGGTCGTCGGCCCGCGCCCGGAGCGGCCCATCTTCATCGAGGAATTCAAGACGCGCGTCCCGCACTACATGCTCCGCCACAAGGTGAAGGCCGGGATCACGGGCTGGGCGCAGGTGAACGGCTGGCGCGGCAACACGTCGATCGAGAAGCGGATCGAGTGTGACCTGTACTACATCCAGCACTGGTCGCTGTGGCTCGACGTGAAGATCGTGTTCCTGACCCTGTTCAAAGGGTTCGTCCACGAGAACGCTTACTAG
- a CDS encoding c-type cytochrome: MKKIVRWGGIVFGGLLLTILLVGGAMYVVGGSNLGRTYDVPTLASLDVRADSAHLARGAHLATIYGCNDCHGENFAGQVMADAPPFRIVASNLTAGAGGLGARYSVADWDRTVRHGVKPDGRSVFVMPSAAFHRVADRDMEALIAYLQTIPPVDNVLPPTEFKPVGRIMAATMAEDLAFEVRSEPARADRPEPGVTVEYGEYLAGVCAYCHGDDMEGMLEPPGPPGMIPAPSLVATGGWSLEAFEHTLRTGERTDKADIDPEFMPLALTRPMTDEEIRALHAYFASLYASRAGA, from the coding sequence ATGAAAAAGATTGTCAGGTGGGGCGGAATCGTGTTCGGAGGGCTGCTGCTGACGATCCTCCTCGTCGGCGGCGCGATGTACGTCGTCGGGGGATCGAACCTCGGGCGGACGTACGACGTGCCGACGCTCGCGTCGCTGGACGTCCGGGCGGACTCGGCGCACCTCGCGCGCGGCGCGCACCTCGCCACCATCTACGGCTGCAACGATTGCCACGGCGAGAACTTCGCCGGGCAGGTGATGGCCGATGCGCCGCCGTTCCGCATCGTCGCGTCGAACCTGACGGCGGGCGCGGGCGGCCTCGGCGCGCGCTACTCGGTGGCGGACTGGGACCGGACCGTGCGCCACGGCGTGAAGCCGGACGGCCGCTCCGTCTTCGTCATGCCGTCGGCCGCGTTCCACCGCGTCGCCGACCGCGACATGGAAGCGCTCATCGCGTACCTCCAGACGATCCCGCCCGTCGACAACGTGCTGCCGCCGACCGAATTCAAGCCGGTCGGCCGGATCATGGCTGCGACGATGGCCGAGGACCTCGCCTTCGAGGTGCGCTCGGAGCCGGCCCGCGCCGACCGGCCCGAGCCCGGCGTGACGGTCGAGTACGGCGAGTACCTCGCCGGGGTCTGCGCGTATTGCCACGGGGACGACATGGAAGGCATGCTGGAGCCACCGGGCCCGCCGGGGATGATCCCCGCGCCGTCGCTCGTCGCCACCGGCGGGTGGTCGCTCGAAGCGTTCGAGCACACGCTGCGGACGGGCGAACGGACCGACAAGGCCGATATCGACCCCGAGTTCATGCCGCTCGCGCTGACGAGGCCGATGACCGATGAGGAGATCCGTGCGCTCCACGCCTACTTCGCCTCGCTGTACGCATCCCGCGCCGGTGCCTGA
- a CDS encoding ribose-phosphate pyrophosphokinase has protein sequence MALSNDLPISLFAGRSNPALARAIARAYGQELGDVTIKNFSDGEIYVRYEESIRGSDLFIIQSTPPPSENWMELIFLVDAARRASAGRITAVMPYFGYARQDRKDQPRVSIASKALANILTTTGVDRVLTMDLHASQLQGFFDIPVDHLYGSAVLIEHLREHAADDLVVVAPDVGSLKMARAYAKRLHADLALIDKRRPRQNVAEVMNIIGDVSGRNVLLLDDMVDTAGTLVSAAAALREAGALDIQAAATHALLSGPAYERIEGSEISSVLVTDTVPLNRTSEKIRVVSVAEHFADAIHRIYADESVSTLFIP, from the coding sequence ATGGCGCTCTCGAACGACCTCCCGATCTCGCTGTTCGCCGGGCGCTCTAACCCGGCGCTCGCCCGAGCCATTGCGCGGGCGTACGGTCAGGAGTTGGGCGACGTCACGATCAAGAACTTCTCCGACGGCGAGATCTACGTCCGCTACGAGGAGTCCATCCGCGGGTCCGACCTCTTCATCATCCAGTCCACGCCGCCGCCGTCGGAGAACTGGATGGAGCTGATCTTCCTGGTTGACGCGGCGCGGCGGGCCAGCGCGGGGCGGATCACGGCCGTGATGCCGTACTTCGGCTACGCTCGGCAGGATCGGAAGGACCAGCCCCGCGTCTCGATCGCGTCGAAGGCCCTCGCCAACATCCTCACGACGACGGGCGTCGACCGGGTCCTGACGATGGACCTCCACGCCTCCCAGCTCCAGGGGTTCTTCGACATCCCCGTCGACCACCTCTACGGGTCGGCCGTCCTCATCGAGCACCTCCGCGAGCACGCGGCCGATGACCTCGTGGTCGTGGCCCCGGACGTCGGCTCGCTGAAGATGGCCCGCGCCTACGCCAAGCGGCTCCACGCCGACCTCGCCCTCATCGACAAGCGGCGGCCCCGGCAGAACGTGGCCGAGGTGATGAACATCATCGGCGACGTGAGCGGCCGCAACGTCCTCCTCCTCGACGACATGGTGGACACGGCGGGCACGCTCGTCTCCGCCGCCGCCGCCCTCCGCGAGGCCGGCGCGCTCGACATCCAGGCCGCGGCCACGCACGCGCTCCTCTCCGGCCCCGCCTACGAGCGGATCGAAGGCTCGGAGATCAGCAGCGTGCTCGTCACCGACACCGTGCCGCTGAACCGGACCTCGGAGAAGATCCGCGTCGTCTCCGTCGCCGAGCACTTCGCCGACGCCATCCACCGGATCTACGCCGACGAGTCCGTCTCCACCCTCTTTATCCCCTGA
- a CDS encoding 50S ribosomal protein L25: MDAIKLEVKPRETGKRAAKEIRRAEEVPCVLYGQHTDPVHFRVGVLDMRPLIYTAETHVVAIDVDGEHHEAIVKHIDFHPVTDVPIHVDFLALTAGETIDMTIPIVTVGTAPGVKAGGLLSQPLNELQVRCLPKDIPGHIEVEVGELEIGDSVHVSDLTVENVEILTDPSRTVITVTAPRIEEEPEEEEGLLLEGELAEGEELPEGEEAEAGEDEAEG, translated from the coding sequence ATGGACGCTATCAAGCTCGAAGTCAAGCCGCGCGAGACCGGCAAGCGCGCCGCCAAAGAGATCCGCCGCGCCGAGGAGGTCCCCTGCGTCCTCTACGGGCAGCACACCGACCCCGTCCACTTCCGCGTCGGCGTGCTCGACATGCGCCCGCTCATCTACACGGCCGAGACCCACGTCGTCGCGATCGACGTCGACGGCGAGCACCACGAGGCGATCGTCAAGCACATCGACTTCCACCCCGTCACCGACGTCCCGATCCACGTCGACTTCCTCGCCCTCACCGCCGGTGAGACGATCGACATGACGATCCCGATCGTCACCGTCGGCACGGCGCCGGGCGTGAAGGCGGGCGGGCTCCTCTCGCAGCCGCTCAACGAACTCCAGGTCCGCTGCCTGCCGAAGGACATCCCCGGCCACATCGAGGTCGAGGTCGGCGAGCTGGAGATCGGCGACTCCGTCCACGTCTCGGACCTCACGGTCGAGAACGTCGAGATCCTCACCGACCCCAGCCGGACCGTGATCACGGTGACGGCGCCGCGCATCGAGGAGGAGCCCGAGGAGGAAGAGGGGCTGCTGCTCGAAGGCGAGCTGGCCGAGGGCGAGGAGCTGCCCGAAGGCGAGGAGGCCGAAGCGGGCGAGGACGAAGCCGAAGGCTAA